The Gemmatirosa kalamazoonensis nucleotide sequence GCCCGACAGCGTGACTCTGGTCATCGGGCGGTACGATTTCCTGGGCTTCGTGAACGGCGCGCTGGGAAACGGCGAGGGGATGGCGTTCGTGCCGGCGCTCATCGCCGCGGCCGCACGTGGCGACTTCACGGTGCCCGCCCGCTACATCCTGGCGGACCGGCGCCTCACGTCCATCGGCTCCGCGATGGGCTACGCCATGGACTGCGCGTCGGGCGCGTCCCCGGCGCGGCGCGGACGCATCGCGCACGAGGCCCGCACGTCGCTGTTCGGCGCGGTCGCGGTCGACCCCATGTCCGGCGCGTGCGACGCGTGGGGCGTCCACGACCTGGGGAACGCGTACCGTCGTCCGGTGCGCTCGGCCGTGCCAGTGCTGTTCATCAGCGGCACGCTCGACCTGAACACACCCGTCGCGAACGCGCGCGCGGTCGCACGCGGCTTTCCGAACGCGCGCGCGCTCCTGATCGACGGCGCGAGCCACGGCGACGCGCTCTTCCTCGCCTCGCCGGCCATCCCGCGCGCCATGCTCGACTTCCTCGCGGGCCGCCCGACGCCCGCGCGCGTCGGCGCGCCGTTCCGGCTCGCACCGGATCTCTCGCCCTTGTCAGGCGCACGACACGCGGCCGGCGATACGGGGTCTGTCGCGTTCGCGCACGTCACGGTGATCGACGGGACGGGCGGGCCGCCGCGCGCGGGAATGACCGTCGTCGTCAGCGAGCGCCGAATCGCGGCCGTCGCCTCCGACGACGCGGTGCACCTGCCCGCCGGTGCGCGCGTGGTGGACGCCCGCGGCAAGTACCTCATCCCCGGCCTCTGGGACATGCACGTGCACCTCGCCAAGGCCGGCGCGACCTCGCTCGCGCTCTTCGTCGCCAATGGCGTGACGAGCGTGCGCGACATGGGCGGCGACTTCGCGATGATCCGCGCGCTGCGCGACAGCGTGCGCGCGGGCCAGCGGGTCGGGCCGCGGATCGAGACGCCCGGCCCGATCCTCGAGGACGCCGCCAACGTCGCGCGCATGCTCCGCGAGGGCACGGTGGAGCCGGTCGCGCGGTTCCGCGTCCCGTTAGGCACCCCGGCGGATGCGGAGCGCGTGGTCGACTCCGTCGCACGCCTGGGCGTCGACTTCGTGAAAGTGCGGACCGTCGCCTCGCGCGAGGTCTACCTGGCCATCGGCCGAGCGGTGCGCCGGCACGGACTGACGCTCGTCGGCCACATGGTCTCGACCCCGGACGACATCCTGACGGCCCACCAGCGGAGCGTGGAGCACACCATCCTGCCGCAACTCGCCGCGCTGCCGCCGGTGGAGCGCCGGCGTGCGCTCGACGCGTTCCTGGCCGCCGGTATCGTCATGGTGCCGACGCTCGTCGTAGGCGAGAAGTCGTTGTTCGTGCCCGACAGCCTCGCCGCCGCGCTCGTGAACGATTCGGCGGGCCGGCTCGATCCGCGACGGCGCTACATGTCCGGGTACCTCGTCGCCGACTGGCGGGAGCAGATCGCCGAGCGCGCGCAGGGCCCGCCCGTCCCGTGGGCGACGGTCGTGCCCGGCCTCCTCGCGCTCCAGCGGGAGATCCATGCGGCCGGCGTGCGGATGCTGCCGGGAACCGACGTCGCGACCGCGCTGCTCTATCCGGGGTTCAGCCTGCATGAAGAACTCGAGCAGATGGTGCGACACCTCGGCATGACGCCCGCGGACGTGCTCGTGAGCGCGACGCGCTACCCCGCGGAGTTCTTCGGCATGCAGGACTCGTTAGGCACCATCGCCCCGGGGAAGCTCGCCGACCTGGTGCTGCTGGACGCCGATCCGCTCGCCGACATCCGCAACACGACGACGCTCCGCGCGGTGGTCACGAACGGGCGCTACCTCGACCGGGCGGCGCTCGACGCGCTGCTGGCCGCGGCGGCGATCGCCGCCGCCAACCAGGGCCCGAGGCGAACGCCGTAACCACCAGTTGGCACGGCGGCCGTCGCGTTTCACCGACGCGTCGTGGGTCCGTCCGCCCAGTGCCGCGGGCGAGACCAGAGCGCATACCGGCCGCCGCTGAGCCGACCACGTCGGTGCCTCAGCGGCGGCCGAGTTGCGCTCCGCGGAGTCGACTACGGCGTCCGCGTCCCTTCGAGGAAGCCGAGGTTCACGGGGCGCAGGAGCGCGTCCCGGTACACCACCCTCTTGTGGCGCAGTCGCAGCGCGTCCTGGCGGAGCTCGCCCGGCGAGTTGCCCGGCGCGACGACTGGCCCGGGTCGGCCGGTCAGCGGGACGTCGAGCCCCACGGGCTCGAGCGCCACGTCGTCGAGCCAGACCTGTCCCTGGCCCTCCAGCAGAGCGCCGAGCGATATACCTACCGCGTTAGGCGGCACGTCCAGGACGACCTCGTACCGCGCCCAGGCCGTGTTCTGCATGATCGGGCGATCCTGCATGTAGTCGGTGCTCTCCAACCCGGACGGCCCGTCGACGCGCATCCACAGCGAGGCCATGCCAAACGTCCCGGCCTGCGCCCCCGTCTTCAGGAACCCGGAGAGGCGGACACGTTGCCCGCGGTAGAGGTCGGCCCGAATGCTCTGCTGCAAGGTCGCCACGTGGCGGGGTGTCGCGACGAGCGAGCGGATCGTCCCGCCGCCCTCGCCTTGTCCGCCGTCGCGGCGACTGAGGTCGGTGCCGACGAGGTAGTCGCCGGTCCCCGCCCCGACCGCGTACCAGCCCGTGGGCATGCGCCCGACCTGTGCGTTCGCGGCGCTGGTCGCCACCGCGAACGTGGCGACGAGGGCCGCCCCGACAGCGGTGGCTGCCCTGACATAGCGTTGACGCCACCTGTGCGGCGCGGCCGTTGGAGCCTGCACGCCCGTGAACGACGCCACGCCATCGATGTACCGCATGAATCCTTGCATGGTGCTCCTTGTTCCACTTCTCTCC carries:
- a CDS encoding alpha/beta fold hydrolase, encoding MPSGVRSVPSVGARGVARTRRRRGPADGFRCRAPGGRAVRVRESRGRHRARRARSPGCSGRPARARRADDHPRVRPLSRHVRHPLDRPLTRAAETARLRAAARACAAYWGTQGVDLTAYTTEASADDLETLRRALGAKRVVLWGASYGTHLALAAMRRHPALASRAILAGVEGPDDTVKLPSSSDRQLDTLASLARADLALRAAIPDLRGALGAVLARLDRAPVTVRLADPAATTGDGTTAPDSVTLVIGRYDFLGFVNGALGNGEGMAFVPALIAAAARGDFTVPARYILADRRLTSIGSAMGYAMDCASGASPARRGRIAHEARTSLFGAVAVDPMSGACDAWGVHDLGNAYRRPVRSAVPVLFISGTLDLNTPVANARAVARGFPNARALLIDGASHGDALFLASPAIPRAMLDFLAGRPTPARVGAPFRLAPDLSPLSGARHAAGDTGSVAFAHVTVIDGTGGPPRAGMTVVVSERRIAAVASDDAVHLPAGARVVDARGKYLIPGLWDMHVHLAKAGATSLALFVANGVTSVRDMGGDFAMIRALRDSVRAGQRVGPRIETPGPILEDAANVARMLREGTVEPVARFRVPLGTPADAERVVDSVARLGVDFVKVRTVASREVYLAIGRAVRRHGLTLVGHMVSTPDDILTAHQRSVEHTILPQLAALPPVERRRALDAFLAAGIVMVPTLVVGEKSLFVPDSLAAALVNDSAGRLDPRRRYMSGYLVADWREQIAERAQGPPVPWATVVPGLLALQREIHAAGVRMLPGTDVATALLYPGFSLHEELEQMVRHLGMTPADVLVSATRYPAEFFGMQDSLGTIAPGKLADLVLLDADPLADIRNTTTLRAVVTNGRYLDRAALDALLAAAAIAAANQGPRRTP